GGGCGTGCAGGCCGTCCGGCAGGCCGTGGAGACGGCCGGCGGCACCTGCCAGACCTACGACTACCCGGGCACCGCGCACGCCTTCTTCAACGAGGACCGGCCGGAGAACTACGACCAGCGGGCCGCCGCCACCGCCTGGGCCCGCACCCTCGAACTCTTCCGGGCCAAGCTTGGCTGAGGCCCGTACCCCCGACGAGGTGGTCGCCCGCGCCGCGCGGGCGACCGACCTGGCCGACCTCGACGGCGCGGTCGGTGACTGCTTCGCCTGCCCGCGCCTGGTCGGCTGGCGGGAGGAGGTCGCCCGGACGAAGCGGGCGGCCTTCCGGGACCAGGAGTACTGGGGCCGCCCGGTCCCCGGCTTCGGCACGGCGGACGCCCGGATCGCCATCCTCGGCCTGGCCCCGGCCGCGCACGGCGGCAACCGCACCGGCCGCATCTTCACCGGCGACCGCTCCGGCGACGTGCTCTTCGCCGCGCTGCACCGCGCCGGCCTGGCCAACCAGCCGACCAGCGTCGCCGCCGACGACGGGCTCACCCTGCGCGACCTGCGCGTCTTCTCCGCCGTGCGGTGCGCGCCGCCGGACAACAAACCCACCCCCGCCGAACGGGACACCTGCGCCCCCTGGCTGCACCGCGAGGTGGCGCTGATCCGGCCCACCCTGCGCGTGGTGGTGGCGCTGGGCGCCTTCGCCTGGGCCGCGTGGTGGCCGACGCTGCGGCACGTGTACGGCGTCGCCCCGCCCAGCCCGCGACCGGTCTTCGGCCATGGGGCACACTGGTCCGGGACGGCCGCCCCCGACCTGCTCGGCTGCTACCACGTCAGCCAGCAGAACACGTTCACGGGACGGCTGACACCAGGGATGCTGGACGACGTGTTCGCCCGGGCGAAACAACTCGCCGGAGTGGACTGAGCTGCGTGGGGCGGTGGCGATGGACCTCGGCGTGCTGCGCAGATGGTGGCCCGTCGCCGTGGTGGTCCTGCTGCTCGCCGCCGCGGCGCTCGCCGCCGGCAACTCCTCGATCGGGGCCAGCCGCATCCCGCCGGTCGCCGACAACATCCCGTACGTCCCGGAGTACCCCGCCGGTGAGCCGGCCCCCTCGATCCCCGTCGAGCCGCGCACCGACGCCGAGCGGACCCAGGCCGACGTGCCGCAGTGGATCGCCACCGTGGCGATCGTGCTGCTCGGCCTCGCCATCCTCGCCGCCCTCGGCTACCTGACCTGGACGCTGCTGCGCGGCGCGCTGCGCCGGCGGACCCGCGCGGTGCCGGTGGCCCGGGCCCGGCGCACCGCCGAGGGCACCGCCCGGGAGGTGGTCGCCGCCCTCGACGCCGGCCTGGTCGAGTTGGACGACGCCGACACCGACCCGCGCACCGCGGTCATCGCCTGCTGGGTACGCCTGGAGGAGGCCGCCACCGAGGCCGGGGTGCCACGGCGCACCGGGGACACCCCGACCGACCTGGTCACCCGGCTGCTGCGGGGCGACCCGGCCGCCGGGGTCCCCGCGATCGCCAGCGCCGACGTGCTGGCGGAGTTCGCGCACGTCTACCGCGAGGCCCGCTACGCCACCCACGCCGTGGACGCGCGGATGCGCGACCAGGCCCGGGCCGCGTTGCGCCGGCTGCGCGGCGAGCTGGCCGCCCTCGCCACCGCCGCCGGCGAGGTGTCGGCGTGAGCGAGCGGACCGGCCTCGACGACCTGCTCCGCTTCGAGGAGGAGGCCCCGCCCCCGGCCGGTCGTGCCCGGGGCGGACGGGCCCGGACGGTGTTCCGTACCCTCGCGGTGGCCGCCGCGGCGACCGCGGTCGTCCTGGTCTGCCTCCGCGCGGTCGGCCTCCAGCTCTCGATCTGGATCGTGGTGGCCGGTGTGCTGGCGGTCCTCGCCGTGCGCCGGGTCACCGCGGCGCTCTCCCCGCCGCCCCCGCCGAGGGCCGGCGTCCGCGCCCCGGCCGGCGAGGAGCCCGGCGGGTGGAACTGGGGCGCCCGGGACGCCCTGCGGGCGGCCATCAACGGCTGGGAACGGCCGCTGGACTGGTCCTCCGGCAACCGGGAGCGGTTCACCGAGCGGATCCTGCCCCGCCTCGGCGAGCTGGCCGACGAGCGGCTGCGCCAACGGCACGGGGTGACCCGCGAATCCGACCCGACCCGGGCCCGTGCCCTGCTCGGGGAGCCGCTGTGGACGTTTCTCGGCAGCCCCTCCCGACGCCCCCCGTCGCCGCGCGACCTCGCGGCGATCGTCGCCGAACTGGAGAAGATATGAACGACGTGGACCGCAGCATCCCCGCCACCGAGGTGGGCCACCTGGCCCGGGCGGTGCTGGACGCGGTCGGTCAGGTCGTGGTCGGCAAGCGGGAGGCGCTGGAGCTGGTGCTCGCCGGCATCCTGGCCGGCGGACACGTGCTGCTGGAGGACCTGCCCGGCCTCGGCAAGACGCTGACCGCGCGGTCCTTCGCGCAGGCCCTCGGGCTGGACTTCCGCCGCCTGCAGTTCACCCCCGACCTGCTCCCGGCCGACGTCACCGGCTCCTTCCTCTACGACCAGCGCAGCGGCGACTTCTCGTTCCGCGCCGGTCCGGTCTTCACCAACCTGCTGCTCGCCGACGAGATCAACCGGACGCCGCCGAAGACCCAGTCGGCGCTGCTGGAGGCGATGCAGGAGAAGCAGGTCTCCGTGGAGGGCGTCACCTACAAGCTGGACGAGCCGTTCCACGTGCTCGCCACCGCCAACCCGATCGAGTACGAGGGCACCTACCCGCTGCCGGAGGCGCAGCTGGACCGGTTCCTGCTGCGGGTGTCGTTCGGCTACCCGCAGCGCGAGGAGGAGTGGGACGTGCTGCGCCGGCGGATGGCCCGCCGCCGCGAGGAGGCCGAGATCAAGCCGGTGGTCGACGCGGCCACGCTGCGCGCCATGCAGGCCGCGCTGGAGGACGTGGTGGTCGAGGACTCCGTCGGCCGGTACATCGTCGACCTGACCGCGGCCACCCGGGAGCACCCGTCGGTGCTGGTCGGGGCGTCGCCGCGTGGCTCGCTGGCGCTGCTGCTGCTGGCCCGCGTCCGGGCCGTCTTCGCCGGGCGCGACTACGTGGTCCCGGAGGACGTCAAGGAGGTGGCGGCCCCGGCGCTGGCGCACCGGATCACCCTGCGACCGGAGATGTGGCTGCGCCGGGTCGATCCGTCCTTCGTGGTCGGTGAGGTGCTGGAACAGACCCCCGCCCCGGCCAGCGGCGCGCTTCCCAGCCACGCGGCCGGCCGGGCCGGGCGCTGACGGCCGTGCCCATCGAGGACGGGCAGGAGCCCGCGGCGGGCTGGGCGCCGACCTGGGCGCTGGGCCGGGCGGTGCTGCTCACCGGGCTGCTGCTGATCGCCGCCGTGCTGCTCGGCCGGGCCGATCTGGTGGTGCTCGCCACGCCGTTCGCGCTCGGCACCGCGTACGCGCTGCGCCGCCGCCCGGTCGCCGCCCCGCAGCTCGAGATCACCGCCGAGGACGCGCACCTGGTCGAGGGCGGTGCGCTGGCCGGGACGGTCAGCGTCGGCAACCCGGACACCGTGCCGTACCACCTGGCCGTGGTGCGGACCCGGGTCTCGCCCTGGCTGCGGGTCGAGCGGGTCGGCTTCGGCGGCGCCGGGGTGGACGTCAGCCGCTCCGGCGGCGCGGACCGTCCGTTCGTCACCGCCATCCCCACCGGCGCCGCCGTCGACCTGGAGCTGACCGGCACCGCGCTGCGCTGGGGCCGGCACCCGATCGGCCCGGCCGGCGCCCGGGTCGCCACCGCCGACGGGTTGCTGGTCTCCCGCGCGGTCATCACCGAGCCGGTGCGGATGCGGGTCTACCCGATGACCGAGCCGTTCGAGGCGGTGGAGGCGATGCCCCGGGCCGCCGGGCTGGTCGGCGCGCACCACTCGCGCCGACCCGGCGAGGGCGGTGAGCTGGCCGGCGTACGGGTCTTCGCGCCGGGCGACCGGCTGCGCCGCATCGACTGGCGGGTGTCGCTGCGGGCCCGGCAACTGCACGTGGCCGCCACCCTCTCCGACCGGGACGCGGAGGTGGTGGTCCTGCTCGACGTGCTCGCCGAGGCGGGCCGCTCGGGCGGGGTGAAGGGCGCGGCGTCGGTGCTGGACACCACGGTCCGGGCCGCCGCCGCGATCGCCGAGCACTACCTGCACCGCGGGGACCGGGTGGCGATGCTGGAGTACGGGCCGGCGGCCCGCCGGCTGCGTCCGGCCACCGGGCGGCGGCAGTACCTGACCGTGCTGGAGTGGTTGCTCGACACCCACGCCGAGTCGTCC
This genomic interval from Micromonospora coxensis contains the following:
- a CDS encoding uracil-DNA glycosylase yields the protein MAEARTPDEVVARAARATDLADLDGAVGDCFACPRLVGWREEVARTKRAAFRDQEYWGRPVPGFGTADARIAILGLAPAAHGGNRTGRIFTGDRSGDVLFAALHRAGLANQPTSVAADDGLTLRDLRVFSAVRCAPPDNKPTPAERDTCAPWLHREVALIRPTLRVVVALGAFAWAAWWPTLRHVYGVAPPSPRPVFGHGAHWSGTAAPDLLGCYHVSQQNTFTGRLTPGMLDDVFARAKQLAGVD
- a CDS encoding DUF4129 domain-containing protein, with translation MDLGVLRRWWPVAVVVLLLAAAALAAGNSSIGASRIPPVADNIPYVPEYPAGEPAPSIPVEPRTDAERTQADVPQWIATVAIVLLGLAILAALGYLTWTLLRGALRRRTRAVPVARARRTAEGTAREVVAALDAGLVELDDADTDPRTAVIACWVRLEEAATEAGVPRRTGDTPTDLVTRLLRGDPAAGVPAIASADVLAEFAHVYREARYATHAVDARMRDQARAALRRLRGELAALATAAGEVSA
- a CDS encoding AAA family ATPase encodes the protein MNDVDRSIPATEVGHLARAVLDAVGQVVVGKREALELVLAGILAGGHVLLEDLPGLGKTLTARSFAQALGLDFRRLQFTPDLLPADVTGSFLYDQRSGDFSFRAGPVFTNLLLADEINRTPPKTQSALLEAMQEKQVSVEGVTYKLDEPFHVLATANPIEYEGTYPLPEAQLDRFLLRVSFGYPQREEEWDVLRRRMARRREEAEIKPVVDAATLRAMQAALEDVVVEDSVGRYIVDLTAATREHPSVLVGASPRGSLALLLLARVRAVFAGRDYVVPEDVKEVAAPALAHRITLRPEMWLRRVDPSFVVGEVLEQTPAPASGALPSHAAGRAGR
- a CDS encoding DUF58 domain-containing protein; protein product: MTAVPIEDGQEPAAGWAPTWALGRAVLLTGLLLIAAVLLGRADLVVLATPFALGTAYALRRRPVAAPQLEITAEDAHLVEGGALAGTVSVGNPDTVPYHLAVVRTRVSPWLRVERVGFGGAGVDVSRSGGADRPFVTAIPTGAAVDLELTGTALRWGRHPIGPAGARVATADGLLVSRAVITEPVRMRVYPMTEPFEAVEAMPRAAGLVGAHHSRRPGEGGELAGVRVFAPGDRLRRIDWRVSLRARQLHVAATLSDRDAEVVVLLDVLAEAGRSGGVKGAASVLDTTVRAAAAIAEHYLHRGDRVAMLEYGPAARRLRPATGRRQYLTVLEWLLDTHAESSPHEPYDQVFGPQLLSADALVVVLTPLLDERSAQMLARLARGGRFVVAVDTLPVDLPPPGDKGWAPVAYRLWRLDRDTMIAQLREHGVPVVPWAGAGSLDQVLRDVARLATAPRVGAR